A region of Deinococcus rubellus DNA encodes the following proteins:
- a CDS encoding metallophosphoesterase family protein, with amino-acid sequence MPHVRLAFIADIHGNQDALEAVLGDLQEQGAERLYVNGDVVNRGPDSVQALETLLALTPQPTFVLGNHDDLMRLWLTRDGALPGDWFEDPFWAATAWSAGQLDQAGLLDAILSWPLTQRLRWGGLPTIELAHGTAAHYRESLSPHTPESRLTELLDESGAGLLIGSHTHKPMVRAVEGGRLVLNTGAVGAPFNEDPRAQYLLLDSAQGRWEATLRAVPYDRSGVLARFESSGLLDRGGVSAEIFREEVRLARSLYTPYWMWTEDAGKPRTPETWGQFRAEFPERFM; translated from the coding sequence GGGCCGAGCGGCTCTACGTCAACGGCGACGTGGTCAACCGGGGGCCGGACAGCGTGCAGGCCCTGGAAACGCTGCTGGCCCTGACGCCGCAGCCGACCTTTGTGCTGGGCAACCACGACGACCTGATGCGGCTGTGGCTGACCCGCGACGGTGCGCTGCCCGGCGACTGGTTCGAGGACCCCTTCTGGGCCGCCACCGCCTGGAGCGCTGGGCAGCTCGATCAGGCCGGGCTGCTTGACGCCATCCTGAGCTGGCCGCTGACGCAGCGCCTGCGCTGGGGCGGGCTGCCCACCATCGAGCTGGCGCACGGCACCGCCGCCCATTACCGCGAGAGCCTCAGCCCCCACACCCCCGAGAGCCGCCTCACCGAGCTGCTCGACGAATCGGGCGCGGGCCTGCTGATCGGCTCGCACACCCACAAACCGATGGTGCGGGCGGTGGAGGGCGGGCGGCTGGTCCTCAATACCGGCGCAGTGGGCGCACCCTTCAATGAGGACCCACGCGCCCAGTATCTGCTGCTCGACAGTGCCCAGGGCCGCTGGGAAGCCACCTTGCGCGCCGTGCCGTATGACCGCTCGGGGGTGCTTGCCCGCTTCGAAAGCAGCGGCCTACTCGACAGGGGCGGCGTGAGCGCCGAGATCTTCCGCGAGGAAGTGAGGCTGGCCCGCAGCCTGTACACGCCCTACTGGATGTGGACCGAGGACGCCGGAAAACCCCGCACGCCGGAAACCTGGGGCCAGTTTCGGGCCGAGTTTCCCGAACGCTTCATGTAA
- a CDS encoding aquaporin, protein MTTEPMTTEQLPDAAHTLLQRLTAEAIGTFLLVTSALLAPAGTTFAVVGLTLGVMVIAIGKVSGAQINPAVTTALIVARQFPLRDGLQYMVAQIIGATLAMLLQTSLLRGLGHPAGAVPANTGYWLAELLGALILTFTVTRVVVSKATDAAAALAIGLALAIGIGVAGAFSGGVLNPAIALSLMFGGLISVSHGLLYIVAPLVGGVLGGLLGRFLASPAELYVPAGRR, encoded by the coding sequence ATGACCACCGAACCGATGACCACCGAACAACTGCCAGATGCCGCGCATACACTCCTTCAGCGCCTCACTGCCGAGGCCATCGGCACTTTCCTGCTGGTCACCTCGGCGCTGCTCGCGCCCGCTGGCACCACCTTCGCCGTCGTCGGCCTGACGTTGGGCGTGATGGTCATTGCCATCGGCAAGGTCTCGGGCGCGCAGATCAATCCTGCCGTGACCACCGCATTGATTGTCGCCCGTCAGTTTCCACTGCGAGACGGGCTGCAATACATGGTGGCGCAGATTATCGGTGCCACGCTGGCCATGCTGCTCCAGACCAGCTTGCTGAGGGGCCTGGGCCATCCGGCAGGTGCGGTGCCCGCCAACACGGGGTACTGGCTGGCCGAACTGCTGGGGGCCTTGATCCTCACCTTCACCGTCACGCGGGTGGTGGTCAGCAAAGCCACAGACGCGGCGGCAGCCCTGGCCATCGGGCTGGCACTGGCGATTGGAATTGGCGTGGCTGGGGCCTTCAGCGGCGGTGTCCTCAATCCGGCCATCGCCCTGTCACTCATGTTCGGCGGCCTGATCAGCGTGAGTCACGGTCTGCTGTATATCGTCGCCCCGCTTGTCGGCGGTGTGCTCGGTGGCCTGCTGGGCCGGTTCCTGGCCTCGCCCGCCGAACTCTACGTGCCTGCCGGACGCCGCTAG
- a CDS encoding saccharopine dehydrogenase family protein — MSRIIIIGAGGVGNVVAKKCAQNDSVFTEVLIATRTVSKADKIVAEIHQHLPNSQTRFSTVSVDADNVPALVELFNAFKPELVINVALPYQDLTIMDACLETGVHYLDTANYEPLDVAKFEYSWQWAYRQRFEEAGLMALLGCGFDPGATNVFTAWHAKHHFSEIHYLDIVDCNNGDHGKAFATNFNPEINIREITANGRYYENGEWVETAPLEISQDIYYPKVATRKSFVLYHEELESLVLNFPTIKRARFWMTFGESYIKHLSVLEGIGMTSIVPIDFRGQKIAPIEFLKAVLPVPESLAENYTGQTCIGVQAKGLGLDGQPKVHFVYNVCDHAETYKEVQAQGVSYTTGVPAMIGAALMLTGVWKKVGVHNVEEFDPDPFVAEMNRWGLKVDELADIELVKG, encoded by the coding sequence ATGAGCAGAATCATCATCATCGGCGCGGGCGGCGTGGGCAACGTCGTCGCCAAGAAGTGCGCCCAGAACGACAGCGTGTTTACCGAAGTGCTGATCGCCACCCGCACTGTCAGCAAGGCCGACAAGATCGTGGCCGAGATTCACCAGCATCTGCCGAACTCGCAGACCCGCTTCAGCACCGTCAGCGTGGACGCCGACAATGTTCCGGCGCTGGTGGAACTGTTTAATGCATTCAAGCCCGAACTGGTCATCAATGTGGCGCTGCCCTACCAAGACCTCACCATCATGGACGCCTGCCTGGAAACCGGCGTGCATTACCTCGACACCGCCAACTACGAGCCGCTGGACGTGGCCAAGTTCGAGTATTCCTGGCAGTGGGCCTACCGCCAGCGCTTCGAGGAAGCCGGGCTGATGGCGCTGCTCGGCTGCGGCTTCGATCCCGGCGCGACCAACGTGTTCACCGCCTGGCACGCCAAGCACCACTTCTCCGAGATTCACTACCTGGATATCGTGGACTGCAACAACGGCGATCATGGTAAGGCGTTCGCTACCAACTTCAACCCGGAAATCAACATCCGTGAGATCACAGCCAACGGGCGCTACTACGAGAACGGCGAGTGGGTCGAGACGGCCCCGCTGGAAATCTCGCAGGACATCTATTACCCCAAAGTCGCCACCCGCAAAAGCTTCGTGCTGTATCACGAGGAACTCGAATCGCTGGTGCTCAACTTCCCGACCATCAAGCGCGCCCGCTTCTGGATGACCTTCGGCGAGAGCTACATCAAGCACCTGAGCGTGCTGGAAGGGATCGGCATGACCAGCATCGTGCCGATCGACTTCCGGGGCCAGAAAATCGCGCCGATCGAGTTCCTCAAGGCCGTGCTGCCTGTCCCCGAATCGCTGGCCGAGAACTACACCGGGCAGACCTGCATCGGCGTGCAGGCCAAAGGACTGGGGCTCGACGGCCAGCCGAAGGTCCATTTCGTCTACAACGTCTGTGACCATGCCGAGACCTACAAGGAAGTGCAGGCCCAGGGCGTCAGCTACACCACGGGCGTTCCGGCCATGATCGGCGCGGCGCTGATGCTCACAGGCGTCTGGAAAAAAGTTGGCGTTCACAACGTCGAGGAGTTCGACCCCGATCCGTTCGTGGCCGAGATGAACCGCTGGGGCCTCAAGGTGGACGAGCTGGCGGACATCGAGCTGGTCAAGGGCTGA
- a CDS encoding IS5 family transposase (programmed frameshift) — protein sequence MGRTDLTPEQWAKLEPEWPGNPRHGHAYKPHLPVINGILWRLKTGAPWRDIPERYGPWETCWDRFTRWSRDGTWKRVLVALQVKEDAQGKIDWDGASLDSTSCKAHRAAVGARKQPAKLGKKGALNDEWLGISRGGRNSKIHVLTEGKRRPLAVLVSEGQASDPTYLLPLLDEVCIRRPGPGRPRKRLPMVRVDRAYGARKYRQQLRSRKIVCVCPERKDAKKARLKKGSRGGRPPKFDAEADKGRQVVECNINRLKDFRALATRYEKRGHQFLAVVHVACIVLWL from the exons ATGGGCAGAACAGATCTCACGCCGGAACAATGGGCAAAACTGGAGCCTGAATGGCCAGGTAACCCCCGGCACGGACATGCCTACAAGCCGCATCTGCCGGTCATCAATGGCATTCTCTGGCGGCTGAAGACGGGAGCACCGTGGCGGGACATCCCAGAACGGTATGGCCCCTGGGAAACGTGTTGGGATCGCTTCACCCGCTGGTCACGCGATGGCACCTGGAAACGCGTCCTCGTGGCCCTCCAGGTCAAGGAAGATGCTCAGGGAAAGATTGATTGGGACGGCGCGTCCCTGGATAGCACCAGTTGTAAAGCCCACCGCGCTGCGGTGGGCGCACGAAAACAGCCAGCTAAGCTGG GAAAAAAGGGGGCACTCAACGATGAGTGGCTCGGCATCAGCCGTGGAGGACGAAACAGCAAGATCCACGTGCTGACCGAGGGAAAACGCCGCCCGTTGGCCGTGCTGGTGTCGGAGGGTCAGGCCAGCGACCCGACCTACCTGCTTCCCCTCCTTGACGAGGTCTGCATCCGGCGGCCCGGTCCGGGCCGCCCTCGGAAGCGTCTGCCGATGGTGCGCGTAGATCGTGCGTACGGTGCACGGAAGTACCGTCAGCAACTGCGGAGCCGCAAGATCGTCTGTGTTTGTCCTGAACGCAAGGATGCCAAGAAAGCGCGGTTGAAGAAGGGCAGTCGTGGAGGTCGGCCCCCGAAATTCGACGCTGAAGCCGACAAGGGCCGCCAGGTGGTGGAATGCAACATCAATCGGCTCAAGGATTTTAGAGCACTCGCCACCCGCTACGAAAAACGTGGACATCAGTTTTTAGCCGTTGTACACGTTGCGTGCATTGTCCTCTGGCTCTGA
- a CDS encoding DinB family protein, which translates to MTQTEYDQRLAWLRAFGKTPAEVSERLEHESSLFTAVVARAQPHWHTQLPERTWTPAQEVEHTILVSEGSAKVAALLLSDKPLRPTPQQVIEPDAQGRRQAPPGTVPGGGQAWTELEPRYTASLSALQSAALRAQDGSERKFWHGAMGELTALDWLRMAAYHVRHHRKLLDVGLSMLEAGTPETGIVEVGA; encoded by the coding sequence ATGACCCAGACCGAATACGATCAGCGCCTCGCCTGGCTGCGGGCTTTCGGCAAGACGCCTGCGGAAGTGTCCGAGCGCCTGGAGCACGAGTCCAGCCTATTCACGGCGGTGGTGGCCCGCGCCCAGCCGCACTGGCACACCCAGTTGCCGGAGCGCACTTGGACGCCCGCGCAGGAAGTCGAGCACACCATCCTAGTGAGCGAGGGCAGTGCCAAGGTGGCCGCGTTGCTGCTCTCCGACAAGCCGCTGAGGCCCACGCCGCAGCAGGTGATTGAACCTGACGCGCAGGGCCGCCGCCAGGCTCCCCCCGGCACCGTGCCCGGCGGGGGACAGGCCTGGACGGAACTGGAACCGCGCTACACGGCTTCGCTATCCGCTCTGCAAAGTGCGGCGTTGCGGGCACAGGACGGTTCCGAGCGCAAATTCTGGCATGGCGCGATGGGCGAGCTGACGGCGCTCGACTGGCTCCGGATGGCGGCTTATCACGTTCGCCACCACCGCAAGCTGCTGGACGTGGGCCTCAGCATGCTCGAGGCTGGCACGCCCGAGACTGGTATTGTGGAGGTTGGCGCTTGA
- a CDS encoding DUF6141 family protein has translation MNRTVFRELQPLRRNPAVWLIVPFALLFWVLAFMQLVLGLPVGTRPVSNVVTLLLWLGVGVALPALLLLTSLKTEVDAQGVRLAFGLLPRRRVPRAQILRASVRTSDPFAEYGGWGFRLAPGNKRVYLVDGTAGVQLELVGGQQVFIGSRRLQELLSALT, from the coding sequence GTGAACCGAACCGTCTTCAGAGAACTCCAGCCGCTCCGGCGCAATCCGGCGGTGTGGCTGATCGTTCCCTTCGCCCTGCTGTTCTGGGTACTGGCGTTCATGCAACTCGTCCTGGGGCTGCCCGTGGGCACCCGGCCCGTTTCAAATGTGGTGACGCTGCTGCTGTGGCTCGGCGTCGGCGTGGCCCTGCCCGCCCTGCTGCTGCTGACCTCGCTGAAAACGGAAGTGGATGCTCAGGGCGTGCGCCTCGCCTTCGGGCTGCTGCCGCGCCGCAGGGTGCCCAGAGCGCAGATTTTGCGGGCGTCGGTCAGAACCAGCGATCCATTTGCAGAATACGGTGGCTGGGGCTTTCGCCTCGCGCCCGGCAACAAGCGCGTTTATCTGGTAGACGGCACGGCGGGCGTTCAGCTCGAACTCGTGGGCGGCCAGCAGGTGTTTATCGGTTCCCGTCGCCTACAGGAACTCCTGAGCGCCCTTACATGA